The Eremothecium gossypii ATCC 10895 chromosome VII, complete sequence nucleotide sequence CTGAGGCTTGGAAGGTTATTGTTCAGAGAGGATGACGGACCAGGCAGAGGCAAGCGCCAATGAGCAGAGACACCCGGCTGTGAGGGATCATGGTTGGCCGAATGACAGGTCTTTTGTTGGAGAGAGATTTCCTCGTCCATGGTCTGAGAGTGCAGTCGCGAGCGTGGAAGAAgctcagcggcaagcggTTCGCGGTTACTCAATAGTTCGAGCACCGAATCGTTTGTCCATGCAGATATGTTGTTAATCATGTTGTGTGTCCCGCAATTGAACATTCTTCTGGGGCCTGCGCTAACGGCGAGATTGCCGGAAGGCCGTGTCTGCGACGCGGAGGGTTCGGCGGGTTGATTCAACAGGCTGGTGGCTTTTTTGACCCCAGGGTGACTATCCGCAATCCCAGAGCCAGCTCGTGGGTCCCCCACTATTGGGCGTAGTGTGTCGTTATGCCATCTGGGTGAGGACGGTCCCGACTTTATATCATTCATGGGCATACTGGACGCATGTAAGGGCATTTGTGGACTGATAATTTCTGGACCCTGCTGCGAAACCATAGAATTCTCGTTATTTACCGACGACAGATATGCTTGCAGTCCATGCTGTGCGTATTGCTGTTGAAGGAAagcctgctgctgaagTAGCTTCCAATCGAGATCTGTCTTAGTGGAAGACTTCTTGACGATATATCGCGAATCCCTGCCTTGCCCCTGGATATCAGTACCGCACAAGTTACTCCCTTCCCCGGTGTTGCTATTTTTGAGCACTGGTGAGGAGTCCGATTCAGCGATAATGTTGTCCTTAAGTGGAGGCGAAGAGGCGGCGCCATCATTTTCGCCATGTTGATTCATGGGTGACAATAGGTTGGCCAACGATCGGGGCACTTGCACCAGTCGTAAAAGACCATTTTGTTTCTCGTTGGTGGTTTGCTTTGTTAGAGGCTTGTCCTCAGCTCCGATAAACCCAGTATGCGCATTAAGCAGATCACTCCCGAAAGTGCGCTGCACCGCAGGTGGCATACCGTATTTAGTTGAAGGACGTGACAAGATGTCGCCATTCCTATTGGTGATCGATGTGTGTTTGTTCATGGCATTCTTAACAAAACTAGAAACGCATATTAGTTCGCTAGAATCAGGCCCACAGCGCTCGATCAGGTTACCAACGGTTGAGTTCATTAATTGATCAAATGTATCCCGAAACAAAATCGCGAATTTTGACCGCTCGGCCATTACATAGAGGCATATAGAGCATGCACGGAGGTCATCCATCGTTGAGAATAACGACGCACTTATCGACGGCTTTGTGTGTTTTGAATCATCCCCCAACTTGCGGCGCCGCTCGTCATCCAGATTACGTGCCAGCCACATGCAGTATATCAAAGTAACACCTGCTACAAACACCGTGTGTACTGCAGGCGTTGAATGACCGAATACAGTCTTCTGGTGGAAAATCTTATAAAGCTGGCATATCTGCCCAGCAGCTGCCTGACACTCTCGAAAAAGACGATCCTGTGGATCTAAAAGTTCCAAGTAAGGCTGAATTAGAAGCCGCACCGAACGATAGTAGTATAGCTTCAAAGTCTCATTTTCAAAGCTTCGAATATTAGCTACAGAGCAGTTAGACCGCCAGATCTCTAACTCTCGGAAAAACTCTTTGACAAGCGATAATTGCTCTTGCAGCTTACTGCGTGGCAGTTGCGAACACTGCTGCCATTGATCTTCGACCTGTGGGATTATGCCTAGCACCTCCACGAAGCGCGACTCTATCCGCCGTAACTTTATGGCCTGGTTGATGAAGTGCACGCCGGTGACCGCAGACCCCGAAATATCGTGATTTACCAGTGAGGGCTCGTCCTCTTGGAAGAGGGGGAGGCCTATTTCGGATTCCTTTATCACGTACGGCTTTCCAACCGCAACACAGATCATTCTTTCTAATAGATACACACACCAAAATAGTCGGAACTTCCGGTCAGAGTTGCCATATGGCGTATGCTGGTGAAGGTTGAGCTTGTTCTTGCAGATAGCCACAACGTCTTCAATAATCTCATACAATGCTGCTGAATCTCTGTCGATTCGTATGGTGTAGAAGACCAACAAGGTAAGCAATTCTACTTCCTGCACCGGAGTTAGTGCTGAGTTGCACTTGGTGAGGTGACTGATAGCTGTGGAAAGATAACGATTGGGCGGGAGTCCCAGATATTCcccagtagtcatatgcaAGCACGCCGCAATGCTAAACACCATCCACATTCGACCGCATGCGAAGTGGAATGCATCAGTGCCGTAGGCCTGCACGCTATCCGAGACATAAGCATCATGAAACGCGTACACCTCCCGCTCGTCAAGCAAGGGGTACTTGAATTGTATGCGCGTGAAGTACGTGTCGAGAAACACCTGAGACTGCTTCTTGTCAATCCCGAACACCGGATCGTACAAGAGAAATTCGGGCACGCGGTACTTTGCGAAAAGGCACAGCGAGTAGTCAACCTTCTCGTAGGGGCCGCACAGCAGTTTCCGGATCTCTGTCGCACGCGGCTGCTCCCCGGGTACCAGCTTGCCCTTCGTCTGCATCGGCAGCGCGGACTCCCCGTCGGCAGACACGCGCCGAGAGCCAGCGTCTGCCTCCCCACCCGGGATCGTGAGcagctcgtcctcgtcgtcgctACCTGTTTTCATCAAGTGCGCGATGCGTTTGTACTTGGCAAATTTGTTCTTGTACAGCGCAGATTCCTGCGGCAGGTCTATCATCTGCTCCAAGCACTTGATCTTCTTCTCCAAAAAGAGCGTGTAGTCGTCCTTGCCGTTGTTGGCCCGCTTGTGCAGGTTGCCCTGTCCCACACCTGCCGGTCGCTGCCCCGCCACTGAAATTTCCTTACCGCCTTCTCCATCCCCAGGGGAGCCGGCTCGCGCCCCTCCCTTGGCTCCATGAACACTGCCTGCTCCCCGCGGATAGCCTTCGCCCATCTCGCAGCCGCGCACCGCTGCGCTCGAGCCTACCGCACTCGTTCCATACTTGGCGGGCTGGATACATCGCACTCCGGCTTTCAAGCATGCCGTGCAGCTCGGGATCTTGTGATCGCAGCGCTGCTTTCTACGCTGGCAGAGAAGGCACGATCTCGATCGCCCCTTTTTGTCCTTCAACAAAAGATCGATGTCCTTCCCGGCCAGCTCCAGTTCCAGCTGGAAACGCTGGATCTTCTCCTGGCTCACCTCCTTCGGAGGCCGTCCCATCCTTGCTATCCCGCTACGCTCCCCTTTGCTGGTTAACTATTTGTTGCTCGGCTTGGCCGCGCCAAAATTCACCGCCTCGCTGTTGTCTGTATGTTGGCCCTATTTACAGCCAACCAGTCCACACTGCAACTACTTTGTGTACTTCCAGTAACAGAATGTGAGATATCCTCACTAACATATCTTTTTGTTCTTTGGTGAGATTTTACTCTTGTCGGGAAGCTTTCACCAGAGCCAGTATCAGGCGTACTGCGAAGCCTGCAAACGTACGTAGGTAGCTCTGCACTGCGGGTGCCACGCCGGAGCGGCATGTGCACACCAGAGCCAGCGGACTGCGGCACGACTCGCCAGCAAAAGCGCTGCGCGTGGACGGTGGTGTGCTAGCTGCCTGCTCTGCGCTCGCGGGCAGCAGAGGCGACTAGGGTGTCTATTTGGAATTGCCGAAAAAGACGCCCCTGCGTCCCCCCGCGGCCCCGCGGGGCACTAGGAGGTGGCGGGCGGCTTCGCGAGCAGCTGACGCAGAAGTTCGGCGTCCTCCGCgtcgcgggcgcgcgcgagctcctcgcgttcggcgcgggcgcgctCGTGTTTCTCGCGGCTCttgcgcgcctgcgcgTGCTTACCCTGCCGCGCCCACGTGCGCAACGCCAGCTCGCGTTCGCTGGCGCTACCGGGGggctgcgccagcgcggcggctAGCTTCTCGCGGGCCAGCTTGCGGTTCTGTTCGCGGCTGCGGGTTGCCTGGCACTCAATCACGATCCCCGAGGGCACATGGCGCAACTGCACCTTGCTGTTGCACTTGTTGATCTTCTGCCCGCCGGGCCCGCGGCCTCCGTGCAGGAACTTCTCCTCTATGGAGGCTTCCATCTCGGGTGTCCATTTTGGTCGGGGGGGAATGCGATTCTTCTTGATCGCGAGCGGGTGGGCACGATGTAGCATGCGCGGAGCCCCGGCAGTCCGGAGCGCGGCCCGGCAGGGCACGAGACAGGCGGCCACGGTCCGCAGGAACATGTTGCGTTGTGCAGTGGTACGTGGCGATGGCGCTGGATGGAAGTTAGCATGGTAAGCGGCGAAAAAATCGGCCCCATGGTCGGAACTTCACCAGACACAGGGCAGTAGACCAGCTAGCCAGGAGCCATTCTACGAACGCTGTGGCCGGAGCTGGCGGCGATATGATGATAGCTTCATTGAGGGGCATAGCGCGTAGCGCGTGGCGCGCACGCGCGTTCCACGGGGCCGCGGTGCGACGAACGGCCACGGAGCCGCCGGTGGGCGCGGCCTCAGAGGACATCCCGAGCTTCTTTAACAAGCTGCCGGAGAAGCTGATCCTGGAGAGCAACGGGATGAAGCCTACGACGGCAGAGAACCAGCTGGACACGCTGCGATACTACAagcggctgcgggcggAGGGCTTTTCGTCGCAGCAGACCAACTACATCATCCAGCTGTTGCTGAGCGTGCTGAACGAGCAGTTCTTCGACCACTACAACTCGCGGTTCCTGCGGAACATGGAGCTGGAGAACCAGAGCCACCTGTTCCACGCCGCAGAGTCGGAGCTGCGGTACTCGATCCAGAACTCGCGGGAGTCCGCGATCAACGAGCAGAGCCTGCAGCTGATGAAGCTGAACCGCGAGCTGCATGTGTGCCGCGACGAGCTCAACGAGCTGCTGATCAacct carries:
- a CDS encoding uncharacterized protein (Syntenic homolog of Saccharomyces cerevisiae YLR278C), which translates into the protein MGRPPKEVSQEKIQRFQLELELAGKDIDLLLKDKKGRSRSCLLCQRRKQRCDHKIPSCTACLKAGVRCIQPAKYGTSAVGSSAAVRGCEMGEGYPRGAGSVHGAKGGARAGSPGDGEGGKEISVAGQRPAGVGQGNLHKRANNGKDDYTLFLEKKIKCLEQMIDLPQESALYKNKFAKYKRIAHLMKTGSDDEDELLTIPGGEADAGSRRVSADGESALPMQTKGKLVPGEQPRATEIRKLLCGPYEKVDYSLCLFAKYRVPEFLLYDPVFGIDKKQSQVFLDTYFTRIQFKYPLLDEREVYAFHDAYVSDSVQAYGTDAFHFACGRMWMVFSIAACLHMTTGEYLGLPPNRYLSTAISHLTKCNSALTPVQEVELLTLLVFYTIRIDRDSAALYEIIEDVVAICKNKLNLHQHTPYGNSDRKFRLFWCVYLLERMICVAVGKPYVIKESEIGLPLFQEDEPSLVNHDISGSAVTGVHFINQAIKLRRIESRFVEVLGIIPQVEDQWQQCSQLPRSKLQEQLSLVKEFFRELEIWRSNCSVANIRSFENETLKLYYYRSVRLLIQPYLELLDPQDRLFRECQAAAGQICQLYKIFHQKTVFGHSTPAVHTVFVAGVTLIYCMWLARNLDDERRRKLGDDSKHTKPSISASLFSTMDDLRACSICLYVMAERSKFAILFRDTFDQLMNSTVGNLIERCGPDSSELICVSSFVKNAMNKHTSITNRNGDILSRPSTKYGMPPAVQRTFGSDLLNAHTGFIGAEDKPLTKQTTNEKQNGLLRLVQVPRSLANLLSPMNQHGENDGAASSPPLKDNIIAESDSSPVLKNSNTGEGSNLCGTDIQGQGRDSRYIVKKSSTKTDLDWKLLQQQAFLQQQYAQHGLQAYLSSVNNENSMVSQQGPEIISPQMPLHASSMPMNDIKSGPSSPRWHNDTLRPIVGDPRAGSGIADSHPGVKKATSLLNQPAEPSASQTRPSGNLAVSAGPRRMFNCGTHNMINNISAWTNDSVLELLSNREPLAAELLPRSRLHSQTMDEEISLQQKTCHSANHDPSQPGVSAHWRLPLPGPSSSLNNNLPSLSQPSQHQQASETLWCIPIEEFWAVNDDYGFLT
- the RSO55 gene encoding Rso55p (Syntenic homolog of Saccharomyces cerevisiae YLR281C); translation: MFLRTVAACLVPCRAALRTAGAPRMLHRAHPLAIKKNRIPPRPKWTPEMEASIEEKFLHGGRGPGGQKINKCNSKVQLRHVPSGIVIECQATRSREQNRKLAREKLAAALAQPPGSASERELALRTWARQGKHAQARKSREKHERARAEREELARARDAEDAELLRQLLAKPPATS
- the PUT7 gene encoding Put7p (Syntenic homolog of Saccharomyces cerevisiae YLR283W); translation: MMIASLRGIARSAWRARAFHGAAVRRTATEPPVGAASEDIPSFFNKLPEKLILESNGMKPTTAENQLDTLRYYKRLRAEGFSSQQTNYIIQLLLSVLNEQFFDHYNSRFLRNMELENQSHLFHAAESELRYSIQNSRESAINEQSLQLMKLNRELHVCRDELNELLINLLQKDSRVDFSDHKSENTLLQRDINIRLRDCNNRIGTKIIGQIKFDIENLRWQTTRSGLFAVLILVFFIMSGASISRRIAAEHDKPVEVVLHTVEPEERELDDLPLADEQLLKGADLDDL